Proteins encoded together in one Drosophila albomicans strain 15112-1751.03 chromosome 2R, ASM965048v2, whole genome shotgun sequence window:
- the LOC117575782 gene encoding zinc finger protein 699 — MNIVEAEIPSSFNINISLNAQTCRVCLQSHETTLCLRDEIEYNDLNVELWQLLENVSNVKCIWNEPNLPTQLCQSCTRRLISAYEFIREVERSQQTLQEICNSLEQDQSTMAVISDVNVDGVDVPEHANDEELLHLDECESIIELHEVELEQSEEVSNNATEETEPDDLVQHIIQNDSSAEINCNADPEEERPSQLGMRLTHSQSYTYKCASCPRIFAKNKSLVRHFAVAHSQPADMAAQELAKEHSSSGALICEHCPRIFKRQDTLRRHMTAFHPDAVATSQISEDESNSMAPKRAVKRRECPHCGISFPVSSLTIHIRRHTGENPYKCDQCEKAFPRSQDLSLHKRQHTGERPSECKICAKKFISQNKLARHMRLHTGQRPYACDRCEKSFVQSNDLKIHMRRHTGERPYICGVCDKSFVCGSLLNIHRNQKHHFEGDEIANTNAKPNPDPYENSRVSKRRAEDIERIRLQREQKTTLPIMLRPYTCGVCGDNFKSGALLTIHRNKMAHYERAKVNYGDPYEQKYKQQQHSKSDNNNEV, encoded by the exons ATGAACATAGTGGAAGCTGAGATTCCATCATCCTTCAATATCAACATTAGTTTAAACGCTCAGACATGCCGTGTTTGTCTGCAATCTCACGAGACCACTTTGTGCCTTCGCGATGAAATCGAGTACAATGATTTGAATGTGGAATTGTGGCAATTGCTAGAAAACGTTTCTAATGTGAAG TGCATATGGAATGAACCAAATCTGCCCACTCAACTGTGTCAAAGTTGCACACGTCGTCTGATAAGCGCCTATGAATTTATTCGCGAAGTGGAAAGATCACAGCAAACCTTACAGGAAATATGCAACAGCTTGGAACAAGATCAGTCCACTATGGCTGTTATCTCCGACGTGAACGTGGATGGAGTAGACGTGCCTGAACACGCAAATGATGAAGAGCTGCTGCATTTGGATGAATGTGAATCGATTATTGAATTGCATGAAGTGGAATTGGAACAATCCGAGGAGGTTTCAAATAATGCTACAGAGGAGACTGAGCCCGATGATCTCGTCCAgcatattatacaaaatgattCGAGCGCAGAAATCAATTGTAATGCTGACCCAGAGGAAGAGCGTCCGTCACAACTTGGCATGCGTTTGACGCATTCACAAAGCTACACCTATAAATGTGCGAGTTGTCCGCGAATTTTTGCCAAGAACAAGTCGCTAGTTAGGCATTTTGCTGTGGCACACAGCCAGCCGGCAGATATGGCCGCCCAGGAGCTGGCAAAagagcacagcagcagcggagcACTGATATGTGAACACTGTCCCCGAATCTTTAAACGTCAAGATACGCTGCGCCGACACATGACAGCATTTCATCCCGACGCCGTAGCCACCAGTCAAATCTCCGAAGATGAGTCAAACTCAATGGCCCCAAAACGCGCAGTAAAGCGACGAGAATGTCCCCATTGTGGTATTAGTTTTCCCGTGTCCAGTTTGACGATACACATACGACGGCACACCGGCGAAAATCCCTACAAATGTGATCAGTGTGAGAAGGCATTTCCCCGCAGTCAGGATCTAAGTTTGCACAAACGCCAGCACACGGGTGAACGACCAAGTGAATGCAAGATATGCGCCAAGAAGTTCATTTCGCAGAACAAACTGGCTCGACACATGCGACTTCATACTGGGCAGCGTCCTTATGCCTGCGACAGATGTGAGAAAAGCTTTGTGCAGTCCAATGATCTTAAGATTCATATGCGCCGGCACACGGGAGAGCGGCCATACATCTGTGGCGTTTGTGACAAAAGCTTTGTTTGCGGCTCACTTTTGAACATCCATCGCAATCAGAAACACCACTTTGAGGGCGATGAAATTGCTAATACCAATGCCAAGCCCAATCCTGATCCTTACGAGAATAGTCGCGTGAGCAAGCGACGTGCGGAGGATATTGAACGCATACGATTGCAGCGAGAGCAGAAAACGACATTGCCAATAATGCTGCGGCCTTACACATGTGGTGTCTGTGGCGATAACTTTAAGAGCGGCGCCCTGCTCACAATTCATCGCAATAAAATGGCTCACTACGAGCGAGCTAAGGTCAACTATGGGGATCCATATGAGCAAAAatacaagcaacagcagcactcAAAatcagataataataatgaagtctaa
- the LOC117573348 gene encoding ATPase family AAA domain-containing protein 3A homolog, with protein sequence MSWLLGRNRQQPTEFSGADGADPEGKTAGERGGDTQLTKAERKAMEAYRFDSSALERAADAAKTLERSKHAREALELSKMQESTRQQEYNTKVKEYEAHIEQAKVEQKRIDHEERRKTLIEETKQQQQRAQYQDQLSRKRYEDQLVQQQRVQEDNLRKQEESVQRQEAMRRQTIEHEIEMKEKNRLKLLEHELRAKARVDRENRDINLEKIRLKAEEHRTTVLEGIRTAGSVIGAGAEAMLTDWDKVLTAAGGLSLLALGVYSAKGATGVVSRYIEARIGKPTLVGETSRFAFLDALKHPLNYIKRLRAKPADALQGVVLNPKLEERLRDIAIATKNTRINRGLYRNVLMHGPPGTGKTMFAKKLAEHSGMDFAIMTGGDVAPMGKEGVTAIHKVFDWSHTSRRGLLLFVDEADAFLRKRSSEKISEDLRAALNAFLYRTSEQNPKFMLVLASNTPEQFDYAINDRLDEMVEFTLPGIEERERLLRLYFDKYVLQPAASGAKRFKLDTFDYGNTCTKMAALCEGMSGREISKLGVSWQAAVYASEDGLLTEKMVLARCYDAAQQHKQKMAWLSDQERADHKSITGAEGLKPPLTLSSHNL encoded by the exons ATGTCGTGGTTATTGGGTAGAAATCGTCAGCAGCCAACAGAGTTCAGTGGGGCAGATGGAGCCGATCCAGAGGGCAAAACTGCCGGTGAGCGTGGAGGCGACACACAGCTGACCAAGGCCGAGCGTAAGGCTATGGAAGCGTACAGGTTTGATTCCTCAGCGTTGGAGCGTGCCGCAGACGCAGCGAAGACCCTAGAGCGTTCAA AACATGCGCGGGAGGCACTGGAATTGTCGAAGATGCAGGAGAGCACGAGACAACAGGAGTACAACACTAAGGTCAAGGAGTACGAGGCGCATATTGAACAAGCGAAGGTGGAGCAGAAGCGCATCGATCACGAAGAGCGGCGCAAGACGCTTATCGAAGAGacgaaacagcagcaacaacgcgCCCAATACCAAGATCAACTGTCGCGTAAACGCTACGAAGATCAACTGGTGCAACAACAGCGTGTCCAAGAGGATAATTTGCGTAAACAGGAGGAAAGCGTACAGCGTCAGGAGGCGATGCGTCGCCAGACCATTGAGCATGAGATCGAAATGAAGGAGAAGAACCGTCTAAAACTCTTAGAACATGAGCTGCGAGCTAAAGCTCGTGTGGATCGCGAAAATCGGGATATTAATCTGGAAAAAATTCGCCTCAAGGCGGAGGAGCATCGTACCACTGTCCTGGAGGGCATACG AACTGCTGGTTCAGTGATTGGTGCTGGTGCCGAAGCCATGTTAACTGACTGGGATAAGGTTTTGACTGCTGCTGGGGGCTTGTCTTTGCTGGCATTGGGCGTGTACAGTGCCAAGGGCGCAACAGGCGTTGTTTCGCGTTACATCGAGGCAAGGATTGGAAAACCAACGCTGGTGGGCGAAACGTCACGATTTGCGTTCTTGGATGCACTTAAGCATCcattaaactatataaaacGATTGCGCGCCAAGCCCGCAGATGCACTTCAAGGCGTTGTCCTGAATCCAAAACTTGAGGAAAGATTGCGTGACATTGCGATTGCAACCAAAAATACGCGTATCAATCGGGGACTTTATCGCAATGTGTTAATGCATGGACCACCCGGCACGGGTAAAACGATGTTTGCGAAAAAGCTGGCCGAGCATTCGGGTATGGACTTTGCCATTATGACTGGCGGTGATGTGGCGCCCATGGGGAAGGAAGGTGTTACGGCCATTCACAAAGTGTTTGACTGGTCGCACACCTCGCGGCGTGGTTTGTTACTGTTTGTGGACGAGGCAGACGCATTTCTGCGAAAGCGGTCATCGGAAAAGATTTCAGAAGATTTGCGAGCTGCACTGAATGCTTTCCTATACCGGACATCCGAACAGAATCCCAAGTTTATGCTTGTTTTAGCCTCAAATACACCCGAACAATTTGATTATGCTATCAATGATCGTTTGGATGAGATGGTTGAGTTCACTTTACCCGGCATTGAGGAACGTGAGCGCCTATTACGTCTGTACTTTGATAAATATGTGCTGCAGCCAGCAGCATCTGGCGCAAA GCGTTTTAAACTGGACACCTTCGACTATGGCAATACGTGCACTAAAATGGCAGCTCTATGCGAAGGCATGTCTGGACGCGAAATATCCAAATTGGGTGTCTCATGGCAGGCAGCTGTTTATGCTTCCGAAGATGGCTTGCTTACTGAAAAAATGGTGCTGGCCAGATGTTATGATGCTGCCCAGCAGCATAAACAGAAG ATGGCGTGGTTGTCAGACCAGGAGCGTGCCGATCACAAATCAATCACGGGCGCAGAAGGCCTAAAACCACCACTAACGCTCAGTTCCCATAACTTGTGA
- the LOC117573347 gene encoding protein asunder, protein MFERNQKTIFVLDHTRYFSISSEQYISMDYLKGKPLPETSAASATTPVAQTQLSKSLWTCAVESSIEYCRIVWDLFPGRKHVRFIVSDTAAHIVNTWSPSTQNMSHVSNAMMMVSVPSRSIPQSSDYSVIHGLRAAIEALAEPTDDQVQAAQSGCTKISNKGRVICITSARDNTSMKSLEDIFNTVLLQQNALASPPGKKGLLIDHCHLVILNIVPLGIESLVTNRQLLEISPLLDVEIHTVNAPDISDKLLHLIMGHYDLASTTVTNIPMKEEQNANSSANYDVEILHERAAHTKVCGPDFTLPTSIKVGTSYETVTLKWCTPRGCGSADLQPCVGQFNVTPVDVTSRPSSCLINFLLNGRSVLLEVPRKTGTKTTSHMLSARGGEIFVHSLSIARSTMDEAPSISDGPGGRVADYRIAEMGQLLKMSRMVPLKAKPKSRISPGEHLWRRMPRYFPRTTNVTILFNLQRQLAWLPHFLHLLVKEDMDKQEEVRCQQHIHELYKSASRGEMLPFGNTNNIRPKASKSKDQYRLFYRELEQLIQLNAQTTHHKNLLESLQSLRASYGDVTNKSEAGVAHLRSYTESPLSPERLEPNSISSSNASSSLLKASKRRMSSSGQRSLLDMISNAERNQSSKRLDFSGRLCTPLGQTAKLYPDFGNKEKDVLTPGLLSTNLKDESIRS, encoded by the exons ATGTTTGAGCGCAATCAAAAAACTATATTCGTGTTAGATCATACGCGATATTTCAGTATATCTAGTGAGCAGTACATATCGATGGACTACTTAAAGGGCAAACCATTGCCCGAGACTTCGGCTGCAAGTGCCACAACACCAGTTGCCCAGACGCAGTTGAGTAAGAGCTTGTGGACATGTGCTGTGGAATCGTCCATTGAGTATTGCCGCATTGTTTGGGATCTTTTTCCGGGCAGAAAGCACGTGCGTTTCATTGTTTCTGACACAGCGGCGCACATTGTGAACACCTGGAGTCCAAGCACCCAGAATATGTCGCATGTGTCGAATGCCATGATGATGGTCAGTGTGCCATCTCGAAGCATACCACAATCCTCCGACTATTCTGTCATACATGGACTACGGGCTGCAATCGAGGCCTTGGCAGAGCCCACAGACGATCAAGTCCAAGCTGCTCAATCTGGTTGCACTAAGATATCAAATAAAGGACGCGTCATCTGTATTACCTCGGCTAGGGATAATACCAGTATGAAGA GTTTGGAAGACATTTTCAATACagtgctgctgcagcaaaatGCGTTGGCCTCACCTCCCGGAAAGAAAGGTCTGCTAATAGATCATTGCCACTTGGTGATACTCAATATTGTACCTTTGGGCATCGAATCATTAGTCACTAATCGTCAGTTGTTGGAAATTTCTCCACTATTGGATGTGGAGATACACACGGTTAACGCCCCCGATATATCCGATAAGCTGTTACACCTGATAATGGGACATTATGATCTGGCCAGCACCACAGTGACCAATATACCAATGAAGGAGGAACAGAACGCCAATTCGAGCGCCAATTACGACGTGGAAATATTGCATGAGCGTGCCGCGCACACTAAAGTGTGTGGACCGGATTTCACTCTTCCAACAAGCATAAAGGTGGGCACATCCTACGAAACGGTCACGCTAAAATGGTGCACACCTCGTGGATGTGGCTCTGCAGATCTGCAGCCCTGCGTCGGTCAATTCAATGTGACCCCCGTGGATGTTACTTCGCGTCCAAGCTCATGCCTAATTAACTTTCTGCTAAACGGTCGCTCGGTGTTGTTGGAGGTGCCACGAAAAACGGGCACAAAGACCACCAGCCATATGTTGTCCGCTCGTGGGGGTGAAATATTTGTGCACTCGCTTTCAATAGCACGTTCAACGATGGATGAAGCACCTTCAATTAGTGATGGACCTGGTGGACGTGTTGCAGATTATCGCATTGCTGAAATGGGCCAGTTACTCAAGATGTCACGTATGGTGCCGCTGAAGGCCAAGCCTAAAAGCAGAATCTCCCCTGGCGAGCATTTATGGCGACGCATGCCTCGATACTTTCCGAGAACTACCAACGTTACGATTCTTTTCAACTTGCAGCGGCAATTGGCGTGGCTGCCGCACTTCCTACATCTGCTGGTGAAGGAGGACATGGACAAGCAGGAGGAGGTGCGTTGCCAGCAGCACATCCATGAGTTGTACAAAAGTGCATCACGTGGTGAAATGCTGCCCTTTGGTAACACAAACAACATACG GCCGAAGGCAAGCAAAAGCAAGGATCAGTATCGACTTTTCTACAGAGAACTGGAACAATTAATTCAGCTGAATGCTCAGACGACTCACCACAAGAACTTGCTGGAGAGTCTTCAAAGTCTGCGTGCATCTTATGGCGATGTGACTAATAAATCTGAAGCGGGCGTCGCCCACTTGCGTTCGTACACTGAGTCACCACTTTCACCCGAACGCTTGGAGCCCAATAgcataagcagcagcaacgcgtCCAGTAGTCTTCTTAAGGCCAGCAAACGACGCATGTCCAGCTCGGGACAACG ttCACTTCTGGACATGATAAGCAATGCGGAACGAAATCAATCTAGCAAGCGATTGGATTTTTCGGGGCGTCTTTGTACACCATTGGGTCAGACAGCTAAGCTTTACCCTGATTTTGGAAACAAGGAGAAAGATGTGTTAACGCCTGGCTTACTATCGACCAACTTAAAAGACGAATCGATTCGcagctaa
- the LOC127566036 gene encoding uncharacterized protein LOC127566036 — MANNTRVIQVFEEAAPAVNIPIIVGNEMFMLTQQDVRRVEDTRYMCWKRWTPNEQLNCIPTLQPPNAYNSTTMTTERQNTVPMDFIANVSNQLRWSKTNDTSATLPLTYSVATSTNAYDDKGTDPIAKQHCSCQTNPQTCSKACNTEPVKSHNKTCKKNHGNESFSETSCQTIQDTLMRTPSESLFSMSGQPHHERKKSMVPPYFAVNEEHENQR, encoded by the exons ATGGCAAATAACACCAGAGTAATACAAGTCTTTGAGGAGGCTGCCCCTGCTGTGAACA TTCCTATAATCGTAGGCAACGAAATGTTTATGCTGACTCAACAGGACGTTCGACGAGTAGAGGATACTCGATACATGTGCTGGAAACGTTGGACTCCTAACGAGCAGCTCAACTGCATTCCGACTCTGCAGCCGCCTAATGCCTACAATAGCACTACCATGACTACTGAGAGGCAAAACACTGTTCCTATGGATTTCATTGCCAACGTATCGAACCAACTGAGATGgtcaaaaacaaatgacacCTCTGCAACGCTTCCCCTTACCTACAGCGTTGCAACATCAACCAATGCATACGATGACAAAGGAACTGATCCTATAGCAAAGCAACATTGCAGTTGCCAGACAAATCCGCAAACTTGTTCCAAGGCTTGCAATACGGAACCAGTTAAGAGTCATAATAAAACGTGTAAAAAGAATCACGGGAATGAAAGCTTCTCAGAGACAAGTTGCCAAACTATACAGGACACATTAATGAGAACGCCAAGCGAATCGCTTTTTTCAATGTCGGGTCAACCACATCATGAACGAAAAAAGTCCATGGTACCGCCCTATTTTGCGGTAAATGAAGAACACGAGAATCAgcgataa